A DNA window from Helianthus annuus cultivar XRQ/B chromosome 15, HanXRQr2.0-SUNRISE, whole genome shotgun sequence contains the following coding sequences:
- the LOC110913408 gene encoding protein NRT1/ PTR FAMILY 4.5: protein MDLTEKDVFIEGKVDWKGRAATKNKHGGKRAALLIVATFAFENMANIAISGNFVTYFTQVMHYDVSEAANHVTNFMGAGYILSIVMACLADTKIGRFRTLLIAMFLECLGFSLLTLQAHYPNLKPALCNIFLPTSNCEKVSGGKAALLFVAMYLLAVGTGGVKAALPSHGADQFDEKDPKEAKLMSSFFNWLLVGVAAGRLISITFFVWVQDNKGFDWGFGLSLITMFLGAIICIFGLPWYRIYVVQGSSAITEIIQVYVAAVRNRKLQLPKDPTELHEIPMDKEIALHQEFLPHRDVYRWLDKAAIRVQKANQSPSPWKLCTVTQVENAKILLAMVPVFLCSFIMTICLAQLQTFSIQQGVTMDIKLTNSFNMPPASLPVIPIVFLLFLVPIYDQIIVPLLRKFTGIPTGITYLQRVGVGLILSAISMAIAGIMEVKRKNVAKHHNMLDAVPVLQPLPISVFWLSFQYFVFGIADMFTYVGLLEFFYSQAPKSIKSISSCFLWTSMAIGYFMSSVMVKIVNHATKGVTKRGGWLVGNNINRNHLENFYWLLAILSLINFIIYMFVASNYKYRPQSVDDEDEYE, encoded by the exons ATGGACCTTACT GAAAAGGATGTGTTCATTGAAGGTAAGGTGGACTGGAAAGGAAGAGCTGCAACAAAGAATAAGCATGGAGGCAAGCGGGCTGCACTTCTAATAGTAG CTACGTTTGCATTCGAAAATATGGCAAACATAGCAATATCAGGTAACTTTGTGACATATTTTACCCAGGTAATGCATTATGACGTATCCGAAGCAGCGAACCATGTCACGAACTTTATGGGTGCTGGTTACATCCTTTCCATCGTTATGGCTTGTCTTGCTGATACCAAAATCGGCCGATTTCGAACTCTTCTTATTGCAATGTTTCTAGAATGCCTG GGGTTTTCTTTGCTCACACTACAAGCACATTACCCAAACCTCAAACCAGCtctttgtaatatatttttgcCAACATCAAATTGTGAGAAAGTGAGTGGAGGAAAGGCCGCACTCCTATTCGTTGCGATGTACCTGCTGGCTGTTGGCACCGGGGGTGTAAAGGCAGCATTACCGTCACATGGAGCTGATCAATTTGATGAGAAAGATCCAAAAGAGGCTAAACTGATGTCAAGTTTCTTTAATTGGTTGCTAGTAGGTGTTGCAGCAGGGCGCTTAATTAGCATAACGTTCTTTGTGTGGGTACAAGACAACAAGGGGTTCGATTGGGGATTTGGGCTTTCGTTGATAACCATGTTCTTGGGTGCGATCATCTGTATTTTTGGATTGCCATGGTATCGAATATATGTTGTGCAAGGAAGCAGTGCCATTACTGAAATTATACAG GTTTACGTTGCAGCGGTTAGAAACCGAAAGCTTCAACTTCCCAAGGACCCTACTGAACTACATGAGATCCCAATGGACAAAGAAATAGCACTTCATCAAGAATTCTTGCCACATAGAGATGTTTACAG GTGGCTAGACAAAGCAGCAATCCGAGTTCAGAAAGCTAATCAATCTCCAAGTCCCTGGAAACTTTGTACAGTTACACAAGTCGAAAATGCGAAAATCTTACTAGCAATGGTTCCAGTTTTCTTATGTAGTTTTATTATGACAATTTGCTTAGCCCAACTACAAACATTTTCAATTCAACAAGGAGTAACCATGGATATTAAGCTCACAAACTCTTTCAACATGCCACCTGCATCCCTCCCAGTCATTCCTATAGTATTCCTCCTCTTTCTAGTTCCAATTTATGACCAAATCATTGTACCTTTGCTTCGTAAATTTACTGGCATTCCCACTGGCATAACTTACTTGCAAAGAGTAGGAGTAGGGCTTATCCTCTCAGCAATATCTATGGCAATTGCTGGAATTATGGAGGTAAAGCGAAAAAACGTTGCTAAACACCATAACATGCTAGATGCGGTCCCTGTGCTTCAACCATTGCCCATTAGTGTCTTCTGGTTATCCTTCCAATATTTTGTATTTGGTATAGCTGATATGTTCACTTACGTGGGACTACTCGAGTTTTTCTACTCGCAAGCACCAAAATCAATCAAATCTATTTCTTCTTGCTTTCTTTGGACCTCAATGGCAATTGGGTATTTCATGAGTAGTGTCATGGTGAAAATAGTAAACCATGCAACAAAAGGGGTTACAAAAAGGGGAGGATGGTTGGTCGGAAACAACATAAATCGGAATCATTTAGAAAACTTTTATTGGCTACTTGCTATATTAAGTTTGATCAATTTCATaatttacatgtttgttgcatCAAACTACAAGTATAGGCCACAAagtgttgatgatgaagatgagtATGAATAG